In Xanthomonas sacchari, a genomic segment contains:
- the nth gene encoding endonuclease III, which translates to MSATATAPAPARRGRLLSRDEIQELFSRLSELNPSPTTELEYTTPFELLIAVILSAQATDVGVNKATRRLYPVANTPAAILALGEDGLKRYISTIGLFNAKAKNVIATCRILVEQHGGEVPHARAALEALPGVGRKTANVVLNTAFGEPTMAVDTHIFRVANRTGLAPGKDVRAVEDSLLKRVPAQFLHDAHHWLILHGRYVCKARKPDCPQCAIRDLCRYKDKTPG; encoded by the coding sequence ATGAGCGCCACCGCCACCGCGCCAGCGCCAGCGCGGCGCGGACGCCTGCTGAGCAGGGACGAGATCCAGGAGCTGTTCTCGCGCCTGTCCGAACTCAATCCCAGCCCGACCACCGAGCTGGAGTACACCACCCCGTTCGAACTGCTGATCGCGGTGATCCTCTCGGCGCAGGCCACCGACGTCGGCGTCAACAAGGCCACCCGCCGCCTGTACCCGGTGGCGAACACCCCGGCCGCGATCCTGGCACTGGGCGAGGACGGGCTGAAGCGCTACATCTCCACCATCGGCCTGTTCAACGCCAAGGCCAAGAACGTCATCGCCACCTGCCGGATCCTGGTCGAGCAGCACGGCGGCGAGGTGCCGCATGCGCGCGCCGCGCTGGAGGCGCTGCCCGGGGTCGGCCGCAAGACCGCCAACGTGGTGCTCAACACCGCCTTCGGCGAACCGACCATGGCGGTGGACACGCACATCTTCCGCGTCGCCAACCGCACCGGGCTGGCGCCGGGCAAGGACGTGCGCGCGGTCGAGGATTCCCTGCTCAAGCGGGTGCCGGCGCAGTTCCTGCACGATGCCCACCACTGGCTGATCCTGCACGGCCGCTACGTGTGCAAGGCACGCAAGCCCGACTGTCCGCAGTGCGCGATCCGCGACCTGTGCCGGTACAAGGACAAGACGCCGGGGTGA
- a CDS encoding enoyl-CoA hydratase/isomerase family protein: MSGTPVLADTQGAIRILTVNRADKLNALNRQVLQALDAAFATAAEDPQIRVVVLTGAGEKAFVAGADIAEMNELTPVQGRDFSQLGQRLMRRIERMPKPVLAMVNGFALGGGLELAMACHLRVAAESARLGQPEINLGLIPGFGGTQRLLRLAGRAAALELCLLGAPIDAARALQLGLVNRVVAAAELRATTLQLAQQLAEAAPLALRGILDAIQIGGESAIEQGLEYETAQFGLLFSSEDMREGTRAFLERRRPHFRNR, encoded by the coding sequence ATGTCCGGCACGCCGGTCCTCGCCGATACCCAGGGTGCGATCCGCATCCTCACCGTGAATCGAGCCGACAAGCTCAACGCCTTGAATCGCCAGGTATTGCAGGCGCTGGATGCGGCCTTCGCCACGGCCGCCGAGGACCCGCAGATCCGCGTGGTGGTGCTGACCGGCGCCGGCGAGAAGGCCTTCGTGGCCGGCGCCGACATCGCCGAAATGAACGAACTGACACCGGTGCAGGGCCGCGACTTCTCGCAACTGGGCCAGCGCCTGATGCGCCGGATCGAGCGCATGCCCAAGCCGGTGCTGGCGATGGTCAACGGCTTCGCCCTCGGCGGCGGCCTGGAACTGGCGATGGCCTGCCACCTGCGCGTGGCCGCCGAGAGCGCCCGCCTGGGCCAGCCGGAGATCAACCTCGGGCTGATCCCCGGCTTCGGCGGCACCCAGCGCCTGCTGCGGCTGGCCGGCCGCGCCGCGGCGCTGGAACTGTGTCTGCTCGGCGCGCCGATCGACGCGGCGCGCGCGTTGCAACTGGGCCTGGTCAACCGGGTGGTGGCCGCCGCCGAACTGCGCGCGACCACGCTGCAGCTGGCGCAGCAACTGGCCGAGGCCGCGCCGCTGGCGCTGCGCGGCATCCTCGACGCGATCCAGATCGGCGGCGAGAGCGCGATCGAACAGGGGCTGGAGTACGAGACCGCGCAGTTCGGCCTGCTGTTCTCCAGCGAGGACATGCGCGAAGGCACCCGCGCCTTCCTGGAGCGGCGCCGGCCGCACTTCCGCAACCGCTGA